The DNA sequence TACTGTGACTGGCATATCAGAGTAGATGAGATGATATCTGTTATCTGTAATAATTGCTTTGGGGACAACTGATGGGTCGAGATAAAGCAATGCCTAGATTCCCACGGTACCTCACTGTCCCGATCTCCCGATATTTCACCGAGTCAATGTCAATGTTTCGCGTCAGAATAACTCCAATTTCTATATCCACATTTCGCTTCTCCGGCTAAAATATCCAAAGATGCCTGACAGAAAAGACGTTCACAACTTTGCCGCTGGCCCctcgcctcttccctccaccGTCCTTGAAGATGCCGCCGAGGGTCTTTTGAACTATGCCGATACCGGCATGGGTATCTGCGAACTCAGTCACCGAGGTAAAGAGTTCAAGGCCGTCATTGAGGGCGCCGAGAGTAAGTCCCGTATCGCtctttttgttttattGGAAGAAATACATTAACGAACCCATAGCCAACCTTCGAAAACTTCTTGCCATCCCCGACAACTATActatcctcttctcccaaggCGGCGGAACCGGCCAGTTCTCTGCTgtcctcctcaacctcctctccgCCCACCGTCTTGCGCACCCCGTCCCTGCCGAGGAGTTCAAACCTCCCACCATCGACTACGTCTTGACTGGTTCCTGGTCTTCCAAGGCATATGCTGAAGCCCAACGACTTGTCCTCCCCCCCTTCCCCAACTGCCCAGGCTTTGCGACACCCCGAATCGCCGCGAGCACAAAGTCCACCGGCTGGACAAGGTTACCCAAGCCGGAAGAGTACGATTTCAGTAAAGATGCCGCGTACGTGTATTACTGCGAGAACGAGACGATCAACGGTATCGAGTTCCCCCCTGCCTCTGCTCAAGACTCTGCCTATGCTTTCCCCTTTGACCTCGTCCCCGAGGGCGTCAACATTGTCGCCGActactcttcctcattcATCTCCCGCCCCATCCCCAACATTGAGAAACACGCCATCATCTATGCCGGTGCGCAAAAGAACCTCGGCCCCTCTGGTGTCACCGTCCTTATCGTAAGGAACGACCTCTTGGTCGACACTACCGCCGCTGCCAAGCTCGGCTGCGTTCCCGCAACTCCTATCACTTACGAGTACAAAATCCTCGCTGAAAACGCTTCTCTCTACAATACCCCTCCTACTTTCGCCATCTACGTCTCTGCCCTCGTGCTCCAACACCTCATCGACGCCAAGGGGGGTCTTACAGGTCTGGAAGCGACGAACCGCGAAAAGGCAAGACTCCTTTATGCGACTCTTGATGCAGCCGAAGCAAAGGGTAAGCTGAAGACTGTTgtgagagaaaaggatgcgAGGAGCTGGATGAATGTTACATTCGAGATTGTGGGAGAGGGTAAGGAAAAGGCATTTTTGGATGGTGCCGAGAAAAGGGGGTTCAAGCAACTCAAGGGTCACAGGTCTGTTGGTGGTAAGTCAGGACTTTATCTGCCTGTGTTTAAGCTAAAATCTGACATGAATATGTAGGTATCCGAGCGTCAATCTACAACGCTGTTACCTTCGATTCTGTCAAGGCTCTCTGCCAATATATCAACGAGTTCTGCGAACAGCAATAGATATCGGTGATTTATGATTAGATATGCATATGATTTTATGTGCACGATTTAAGCCTATGATCAGCATTTATCTATTTGAAATCTTCTGGAGAATAATGTAAATAGTCGACGCAGTACGCGAAACAATACTTATAGCCATCAAAGTATATGAGGTTAAAAGGatccaaaaaaaaggaaaagcaaaaatATGATCCCGGGCGGGATCGAACCGCCGACCTCCTGTGAAGACACTCGTGTAAATGTTAGACAGGTATGGTGACCAACTCCATCACGTGACCATTTATTGGAATATAGGTTGCCTCAGATTATTATTAATTAGTTTTTCGGTTGGCTGATTTAACTGAACGAAGCAGTAGTTAAGATTGCTTCGATTTTGTATGTCTTTCTTTTGGCTGATTTTTTTATTCCTCGTCAGCTTCCACGTCATCAGAAAAGATTGACCCCTTTGGACTGTCACCGTCGTCCATTCcggtcttcttttttttttgatatTGCTACGTCCAGCTTCGCTACAATATGCCCCAAGATAACACCGTCTGGGTCACCTACGCCTCCCTTGGAGTCCAGGCTCTTATTCCGATTGCCATCGGATCTTTTAAATCCCTGCAAGTACGTCTTTTCTtgtctcttcaatcttAATGACTTGCTGATTACCTTCGCCTTTGACAGACCCCTGAAGATACTCGACGACGACTTCGAGAATCAAAAAAGGGTCAGATCTCTGAAGAGTATGACGACGATTATGAGGAGCCTATGGGTGAGACTTTAACGTGGAAGGAATCTGCGATGTTCCCCATTTTGGGCTCGGTGATGCTGCTGGGGTTATGGGCTGTCCTAAAATACTTCGGGAAGAAGTGGATCACTATCATTCTTGGAGTGTACTGTAAGTATAAGTTGATTGCCATAATTTTGGGACTGACATTTCGTAGTCGGCCTGGCAGGAATGCTGGCTGTACAGTCGGTTAGTATATGAGCTGTCTGCTATGGAAAGGTGAACTGACCCGCAATACTGCAgacattctcttccattatagcttatcttcttcgcgTTTTTGGTATCTCTACGACCACCTATCACGTCCGCATCTCTGCAGGATTTAGACGTGCGCCTTCATGTACCATCATCAGAGACAAGACCTCAGAATTAATGACTCACAGaaatcttccacctccctACAACCCTTCCGACCATGTGTCTTGTCCCTATCTC is a window from the Cryptococcus deuterogattii R265 chromosome 10, complete sequence genome containing:
- a CDS encoding phosphoserine transaminase; its protein translation is MPDRKDVHNFAAGPSPLPSTVLEDAAEGLLNYADTGMGICELSHRGKEFKAVIEGAETNLRKLLAIPDNYTILFSQGGGTGQFSAVLLNLLSAHRLAHPVPAEEFKPPTIDYVLTGSWSSKAYAEAQRLVLPPFPNCPGFATPRIAASTKSTGWTRLPKPEEYDFSKDAAYVYYCENETINGIEFPPASAQDSAYAFPFDLVPEGVNIVADYSSSFISRPIPNIEKHAIIYAGAQKNLGPSGVTVLIVRNDLLVDTTAAAKLGCVPATPITYEYKILAENASLYNTPPTFAIYVSALVLQHLIDAKGGLTGLEATNREKARLLYATLDAAEAKGKLKTVVREKDARSWMNVTFEIVGEGKEKAFLDGAEKRGFKQLKGHRSVGGIRASIYNAVTFDSVKALCQYINEFCEQQ